A section of the Triticum dicoccoides isolate Atlit2015 ecotype Zavitan chromosome 7A, WEW_v2.0, whole genome shotgun sequence genome encodes:
- the LOC119327814 gene encoding protein NRT1/ PTR FAMILY 2.3-like, with product MEAKQEEPRHLSVDHESLKEPRNRKGGWITFPFLAVAILGLGVATGGATANMVVYLIKEYNVPSVDAAQISNIVSGSISVAPVAGAIVADAFFGCFPIVAVAMVMAVLSLVMFTLTASLPGLRPAACQLGAGPCEQASTGQMAALYAAVFLLCLSAAGARFNQATMGANQFEAAADRDVFFNWYFIFFYASSVLGATVIVYLQDTVSWTLGFGVSCAASVVGLAALLLGARYYRQPPAQGSPFTGLARVVVAAARKRKVSVVASEELKFYYGQRRGDEDVKSGGDDVVTPSDSFSFLNRAAVITDGDEDDASGSVLRPWRVCTVQQVEDLKTVLRIMPLWSAAIVLSVAIGVQINFTILQALAMDRAVGRFTVPAGSMFVGSLMAVVIFLGLLDRVLLPLWRRVTGHTPTPLQCVGLGHALTVLSMATSAIIERHRTATVRAHGEEGNPAWVSPLSAMWLLLPFAVAGAGEALHFPAQVTLYYQEFPPLLKNTATGMMAMIVALGFYLSTALINVIQRATTWLPDNMNASKLENLYWLLTVLVAVNFGYFLACAKLYTYQNIGK from the exons ATGGAGGCCAAGCAGGAGGAGCCTCGGCACCTCAGCGTTGATCACGAGTCCCTCAAGGAACCCAGGAACAGGAAGGGCGGATGGATCACCTTCCCTTTCCTCGCAG TGGCCATACTGGGCCTCGGGGTGGCGACCGGCGGCGCGACGGCTAACATGGTGGTCTACCTGATAAAGGAGTACAACGTGCCTAGCGTCGACGCGGCGCAGATCTCCAACATCGTCTCCGGCTCCATCAGCGTCGCCCCCGTGGCCGGCGCcatcgtcgccgacgccttcttcggctGCTTCCCCATCGTCGCCGTCGCCATGGTCATGGCCGTCCTG TCCTTGGTCATGTTCACGCTGACGGCGAGCCTACCGGGCCTCCGGCCGGCGGCGTGCCAGCTCGGCGCCGGCCCGTGCGAGCAGGCGTCGACGGGGCAGATGGCGGCCCTCTACGCGGCCGTGTTCCTGCTCTGCCTGAGCGCGGCGGGGGCGCGGTTCAACCAGgcgaccatgggcgccaaccagttCGAGGCGGCCGCCGACCGCGACGTCTTCTTCAACTGGTACTTCATCTTCTTCTACGCGTCCTCCGTGCTCGGCGCCACCGTCATCGTCTACCTCCAGGACACGGTGTCCTGGACGCTCGGCTTCGGCGTCTCCTGCGCCGCCAGCGTCGTCGGCCTCGCGGCGCTGCTCCTCGGCGCGCGGTACTACCGGCAGCCCCCCGCCCAGGGCAGCCCGTTCACGGGGCTCGCCAGGGTGGTCGTCGCCGCCGCGAGGAAGAGGAAGGTCAGCGTCGTCGCgtcggaggagttgaagttttactaCGGGCAACGTAGGGGCGACGAGGACGTCAAGTCTGGCGGCGACGATGTCGTTACCCCCAGCGACAGCTTTAG CTTCCTGAACCGTGCTGCGGTGATCACGGACGGCGACGAGGACGACGCGAGCGGCTCGGTGCTCCGTCCATGGCGCGTGTGCACGGTGCAGCAGGTGGAGGACTTGAAGACGGTGCTGCGCATCATGCCGCTGTGGAGCGCGGCCATCGTGCTGAGCGTCGCCATCGGCGTGCAGATCAACTTCACAATCCTGCAGGCGCTTGCCATGGACCGCGCCGTTGGCCGCTTCACCGTGCCGGCGGGCTCCATGTTCGTCGGCAGCCTCATGGCCGTGGTCATCTTCCTCGGGCTTCTCGACCGGGTCCTACTCCCACTCTGGAGGCGGGTGACCGGCCACACGCCGACGCCGCTGCAGTGCGTGGGCTTGGGCCACGCGCTCACCGTGCTGAGCATGGCCACGTCCGCCATCATCGAGCGCCACCGCACCGCCACGGTGCGCGCGCACGGCGAGGAGGGCAACCCGGCGTGGGTGTCGCCGCTGTCGGCGATGTGGCTGCTCCTGCCGTTCGCCGTGGCCGGGGCAGGGGAGGCGCTGCACTTCCCGGCGCAGGTGACGCTGTACTACCAGGAGTTCCCGCCACTGCTCAAGAACACGGCCACGGGCATGATGGCCATGATCGTCGCGCTCGGGTTCTACCTCAGCACGGCCCTCATCAATGTCATCCAGCGCGCCACCACCTGGCTGCCGGACAACATGAACGCCTCCAAGCTGGAGAACCTCTACTGGCTGCTCACTGTGCTCGTAGCCGTCAACTTcgggtacttccttgcgtgcgccaAGCTGTATACGTACCAGAACATCGGCAAGTAG
- the LOC119331712 gene encoding protein NRT1/ PTR FAMILY 2.3-like, with product MEASGSQQEEPRRLSSGDHESLKDTKNRKGGWITFPFLAVAILCLGLATAGAMSNMVVYLITEYHVPSVDAAQISTIIAGSISVAPVAGAIVADAFFGCYPIVAVAMATSVLSLVMFTLTASLPGLRPAACQPGAGPCEQASTGQMAALYAAVFLLCLGAAGARFNQATMGTNQFEATADRDVFFNWYFILLYASSVLGATVIVYVQDTVSWTLGFGVSCAASVVGLAALLLGARYYRHPAAQGSPFTGLARVVVAAARKRKVGVVAPGELKFYHGLRREDDDGKTGGDGVLPPSDSFSFLNRAAVITDGDVDGASGSALRPWRVCTVQQVEDFKTVLRILPIWSAAIVLSVAIGVQINFTVLQALVMDRAVGPFTVPAGSMIVGSLVSVVIFLGLLDRALLPLWRRVTGHTPTPLQLVGAGQALTVLSMAASALVERERTATVRAHGQEGDPAWASPLSAMWLVLPFAVAGAGEALHFPAQVTLYYQEFPPSLKNTATGMMAMIVALGFYLSTALVNIVQRATTWLPDNMNASRLENLYWLLTLLVALNFGYFLTCAKLYTYQNIIGK from the exons ATGGAGGCCAGCGGGTCGCAGCAGGAGGAGCCTCGCCGCCTCAGCTCCGGTGATCACGAGTCCCTCAAGGACACCAAGAACCGGAAGGGAGGATGGATCACCTTCCCTTTCCTTGCAG TGGCCATACTGTGCCTCGGGCTGGCGACCGCGGGCGCCATGTCCAACATGGTGGTCTATCTGATAACGGAGTACCACGTGCCCAGCGTCGACGCGGCGCAGATCTCCACCATCATCGCCGGCTCCATCAGCGTTGCCCCCGTCGCCGGCGCcatcgtcgccgacgccttcttcggctGCTACCCCATCGTCGCCGTCGCCATGGCCACTTCCGTCCTC TCCTTGGTCATGTTCACGCTGACGGCGAGCCTTCCGGGCCTGCGGCCGGCGGCGTGCCAGCCCGGCGCCGGCCCGTGCGAGCAGGCGTCGACGGGGCAGATGGCGGCGCTGTACGCGGCCGTGTTCCTGCTCTGCCTGGGCGCGGCGGGGGCGCGGTTCAACCAGGCGACCATGGGCACCAACCAGTTCGAGGCGACCGCCGACCGCGACGTCTTCTTCAACTGGTACTTCATCCTCCTCTACGCGTCCTCCGTGCTCGGCGCCACCGTCATCGTCTACGTCCAGGACACGGTGTCCTGGACGCTCGGTTTCGGCGTCTCCTGCGCCGCCAGCGTCGTCGGCCTCGCCGCGCTGCTCCTCGGCGCGCGGTACTACCGGCACCCCGCCGCCCAGGGCAGCCCCTTCACGGGGCTCGCCAGGGTGGTCGTCGCCGCCGCGAGGAAGAGGAAGGTCGGTGTCGTGGCGCCGGGGGAGCTCAAGTTTTACCACGGGCTACGTAGGGAAGACGACGATGGCAAGACCGGCGGCGACGGTGTCCTTCCTCCGAGCGACAGCTTTAG CTTCCTGAACCGTGCTGCGGTGATCACCGACGGCGACGTGGACGGCGCGAGCGGGTCGGCGCTCCGGCCGTGGCGCGTGTGCACTGTGCAGCAGGTGGAGGACTTCAAGACAGTGCTGCGCATCCTGCCTATCTGGAGCGCGGCCATCGTGCTGAGCGTGGCCATCGGCGTGCAGATCAACTTCACGGTCCTGCAGGCGCTCGTCATGGACCGCGCCGTGGGGCCCTTCACGGTGCCGGCGGGCTCCATGATCGTCGGCTCCCTCGTCTCTGTCGTCATCTTCCTGGGCCTCCTCGACCGGGCCCTGCTCCCGCTCTGGAGGCGGGTGACGGGCCACACGCCGACGCCGCTGCAGCTGGTGGGCGCGGGCCAGGCGCTGACCGTGCTGAGCATGGCCGCGTCGGCCCTCGTGGAGCGCGAGCGCACGGCCACCGTGCGCGCGCACGGCCAGGAGGGCGACCCGGCGTGGGCGTCGCCGCTGTCGGCCATGTGGCTGGTGCTGCCGTTCGCGGTGGCCGGGGCGGGGGAGGCGCTGCACTTCCCGGCGCAGGTGACGCTGTACTACCAGGAGTTCCCGCCGTCGCTCAAGAACACGGCGACGGGCATGATGGCCATGATCGTGGCGCTGGGGTTCTACCTGAGCACCGCCCTCGTCAACATCGTCCAGCGCGCCACCACCTGGCTGCCGGACAACATGAACGCGTCCCGGCTGGAGAACCTCTACTGGCTGCTCACCCTGCTCGTCGCCCTCAACTTCGGCTACTTCCTTACGTGCGCCAAGCTGTACACCTACCAGAACATCATCGGCAAGTAG